The Bacteriovorax sp. Seq25_V genome includes a region encoding these proteins:
- the murJ gene encoding murein biosynthesis integral membrane protein MurJ: MSKSSKSFIISSLKMGVATLSSRVLGFFREILLAQIFGASGLTDAFHIAFRIPNMLRDLFAEGAFSSAFVPTFTGAKNHSEEEAIKLLWTMGIVLLAITGCISVLIIIFAPEVVSLMTNELFTQDVARFEVSVLLTRIMAPFLTFVSLAALCMGVLNTYKMFFAPAMAPALFNVVMIISMLTLPKWLEGQGLNGIVALAIGVIIGGLCQLFIQIPMLGSKKLLRFVGVDFKSKNVTEVLHRMSIGTIGVAATQINLLVSTFLATGTVIGAVSWLQYSFRLFQFPVGILGVSIGNSNLVHFSDHWKKGERDEAVSCLQTSYITSLFTLLPAFALIYALAEDCVAISYQRGAFSTSDTMMVAQTLKFYLVGLPFYGLYKVFSPTFYTLDKPKLPVFISTGAILLNIIFCFSLVDSMGFKILALGTSLSMVFIILVQSIFLTRLLGLELSFFFPLRFFKLAFAGIICFVATNYFRNLFSIDIGNGTIKLLSIFLMSVGTGALAYFVSLCVMGDYKLVTGFFTKILKRK; this comes from the coding sequence ATGAGTAAATCAAGTAAGAGCTTTATTATATCTTCCCTAAAAATGGGAGTCGCAACTTTATCAAGTCGAGTTTTGGGTTTTTTTAGAGAAATTCTGCTCGCTCAAATTTTTGGAGCATCGGGGCTCACTGATGCATTTCATATTGCATTTAGAATTCCGAATATGCTACGCGACTTATTTGCTGAAGGTGCATTTTCATCGGCCTTCGTTCCAACTTTTACAGGAGCTAAGAATCATAGTGAAGAAGAAGCAATAAAACTTCTTTGGACTATGGGAATTGTACTTCTTGCAATTACGGGCTGTATTAGTGTCCTCATTATTATCTTTGCACCAGAAGTTGTAAGCTTAATGACCAATGAACTTTTCACTCAAGACGTTGCTCGCTTTGAGGTGTCTGTTCTTTTAACAAGAATAATGGCACCGTTTTTAACTTTTGTTTCTCTCGCGGCTTTATGTATGGGAGTTCTTAATACTTATAAAATGTTCTTTGCTCCAGCAATGGCTCCGGCCCTTTTCAATGTGGTAATGATTATTTCAATGCTTACTCTTCCAAAATGGTTAGAGGGCCAAGGACTAAATGGAATTGTTGCTCTAGCTATTGGGGTTATTATTGGCGGTCTTTGCCAGCTCTTTATTCAAATTCCGATGCTTGGTTCAAAAAAATTACTTCGCTTTGTTGGTGTCGACTTTAAGTCGAAGAATGTGACCGAAGTTTTACATCGCATGTCGATTGGGACAATTGGTGTCGCCGCTACTCAAATTAATCTTTTAGTTTCAACTTTTTTAGCTACAGGGACAGTGATTGGTGCAGTGTCTTGGCTACAATATAGTTTTAGGCTATTTCAATTTCCGGTAGGAATTCTTGGGGTTTCAATTGGAAATTCTAATCTTGTCCACTTTTCTGATCATTGGAAAAAAGGGGAAAGAGATGAAGCAGTGTCTTGTCTTCAGACAAGTTATATCACTTCATTGTTCACACTACTTCCTGCTTTTGCATTAATCTATGCTCTTGCTGAGGATTGTGTGGCCATTTCTTATCAGCGTGGAGCATTTTCGACTTCCGATACAATGATGGTTGCACAAACTTTAAAGTTCTATCTCGTGGGTCTTCCTTTCTACGGTCTGTATAAAGTGTTCTCTCCAACATTCTATACATTAGATAAACCTAAGCTTCCCGTATTTATTTCAACTGGTGCAATTTTATTAAATATTATTTTCTGTTTTTCGCTTGTTGATAGTATGGGGTTTAAAATCTTAGCCCTTGGGACATCTCTTTCAATGGTCTTTATAATCCTAGTGCAATCAATATTTTTGACTCGTTTACTCGGTCTTGAACTTTCTTTTTTCTTTCCTTTAAGATTTTTTAAGCTGGCCTTTGCAGGAATTATTTGCTTCGTCGCAACAAATTATTTTAGAAATTTATTTAGTATAGATATAGGCAATGGGACAATTAAATTGCTTTCTATCTTCTTAATGAGTGTTGGTACTGGCGCTTTAGCGTACTTTGTGTCTTTGTGCGTTATGGGGGACTACAAATTAGTAACTGGTTTTTTTACAAAGATATTAAAAAGAAAATAA